AAACCGTCGAAAGTTATGATACCTTAAAGGATGCAGAGCTTGCCAGTGCTCAGGGAACGAAAACAGCAAATCTGGACGCCTATGTGTCAGCAGCGAAAGCTGTTTTGATGGCAGATACGAAAACCAGTTTTAACACAGGAGAAAGTGATACACCAGAACCTTCCGAATCACAGGACCCATGTGATGAATTTGTCAATCTGACCATCAATAAAGTTTGGAAGGATTTGAATAATTTCAGTGATTTAAGACCAGATAACATTAAGGTAACAATATCTCGTACCTGGACAGACAGCAATCAACAGGAACAGACAAAAATTGTTCCGGGATACGAGAGTTACACAATAAATGGTTCTGAGAAAAAATCTACATGGCAGGAGGTGATCAAAGGCTTGCCTGCATATCAGACAGATGAAGATGGAACCATTCATTATTACACCTATTCCGTTACAGAAACGGAAGTGACTGGTTATACAACAACGGTAAATACATCCGATGATGGATTTACGTTCAATATAACCAACAGACATTTTCCAGGACTCCCGGATACAGGAGGTTATGGAAGCTATCTTATTTACCTGATAGGTATCCTGCTCTTACTGGTTTATCTTGCAATGCGATACAAAAAAAGCAAAGAAAACCAGAAGGCAGAACAGCTATAAAAACTTTATTCTAAAGAAAAGGAGAAAACAGCTATGAAAAGAATGAAGAAAATCATGGCAATGCTGCTGGCAGCAATTATGACAATGGCTATGGCAGTAACGGCATTTGCCGCAGACACAACAGGAAAACTTACAGTAAATGTAAAATCAGGACAGACACTCACCGGACAGACAATTTACCTGTATAAATTATTTGATGTAACAGAATCTGGCAGTGGAGCTACAAAGAACTATGCTTATACGATAAATACTGCAACTGGTTACAAAGATGCAATTAAATCAGCACTTGGAAGTGGCACTATTACTGACACTTCTACAGATGCAGATTATGCGGATGAAGTAGCAAAACTTGGAGGAAATGACTCTACTGAAGTACAGAAGTTTGCCAATGCATTTACAACTTACGCATTAACAAATAATGTAACAGCAACAGTAAACTCTGGAAAACTCGCAGATACAAACAAAGATTCTTATGATTTTTCAAACTTAGCATACGGTTATTATCTTGTATATGTAACTGGTGGAAAACAGATTCAGGCTTCATTAGTAACAGTTGACTCTGATGCAGCTACAGTTAATCTGAAAAGTGAAGCTCCAAGCATCGAGAAAAAGGCAGACAAAACTTCAGTAGAAATCGGAAATGTAGTTACCTATACAGTAACAGGTTCTATTCCGGATACTACAGGATATAATCAGTATACATACAAAATTAACGATACATTATCAGATGGTCTTGATTTTGTAAATGATGTTAATGGAACTGCACTTGCAGAAGATGCTACAACAGTTAAGGTTGCAGTTGCTTTTAAAGATACAGATGTTACAGATGCATCTACAGCACCTACAACAGCGAAACTGGATACAGCCAATCATAGAAAGATGACACTTGACCTGTCCTCATGGGTTAGAGCAAATCAGAAAAATAAAGGCAAAGAATTTACTGTAACATATTATGCAAAAGTAAATGATAAGGCTGTTGTAGCAGAAAAGAACAGCGCTAAATTGGAATATGGTAATGATCCAGACAATACAACAGAGACAACACCAAGTGAAGCAAAAACACCTACATATCCACTGAACATTAAGAAAACAGATCATAAAACAACTGAATTATTAGCAGATGCAAAATTTAGCCTTTATACAGAAACAGAATATAAAAAAGATGCGGCTACAAGACAGGCTATTAAAGTTACTGGAACAAATGGAAACTATGTAGTAGATCCAACATCTGAAAACACAGTATTTGAATCTGCGGCAACAAAAATTGGCGAGAATGCATACAATCTTCATGTCAATGGTCTTGCAGAAGGAACATACTATTTAGTAGAGACAAAAGCCCCAGAGGGTTATAATAAACTGGCAAAAGATGTA
This Ruminococcus hominis DNA region includes the following protein-coding sequences:
- a CDS encoding SpaH/EbpB family LPXTG-anchored major pilin, whose translation is MKRMKKIMAMLLAAIMTMAMAVTAFAADTTGKLTVNVKSGQTLTGQTIYLYKLFDVTESGSGATKNYAYTINTATGYKDAIKSALGSGTITDTSTDADYADEVAKLGGNDSTEVQKFANAFTTYALTNNVTATVNSGKLADTNKDSYDFSNLAYGYYLVYVTGGKQIQASLVTVDSDAATVNLKSEAPSIEKKADKTSVEIGNVVTYTVTGSIPDTTGYNQYTYKINDTLSDGLDFVNDVNGTALAEDATTVKVAVAFKDTDVTDASTAPTTAKLDTANHRKMTLDLSSWVRANQKNKGKEFTVTYYAKVNDKAVVAEKNSAKLEYGNDPDNTTETTPSEAKTPTYPLNIKKTDHKTTELLADAKFSLYTETEYKKDAATRQAIKVTGTNGNYVVDPTSENTVFESAATKIGENAYNLHVNGLAEGTYYLVETKAPEGYNKLAKDVKIVITKSTTGDETAWTLSKDDKDEADKIIDIENSTGSLLPSTGGKGAIAFGIIAAILVFGVVVSFIRDKRKVA